TCCCGAACCGTTTACTCGATGGCCACTCGACGAACGACCATGACCGAATTCGACCCCGAGAAATTCGAGGAGAAGTACGTCTATTACTTCGAGGAACTCGAGGAGGCGTACTCCGCGGCCTACCAGCAGTTACACGGCCAGTACGATTCGGAAGTGCTCCGGGCCATCGACCGACAGGTCTTGAGCGAGAGCGAACCGTTTTATGAAGGCGACGGCGAGTTTCGCGTCGAACTCCCCGAAAATCCGCGGGAACGAGTGGGGGCAGTAGCCAACCACGAGCAGTTCGAACCCGTCCTCGAGGTGTTCGTCGACCGAATCGAGGCCGAGTTACGGCGGCTTTTCGAATTCGACGAGAACGCATGAGAGCGATCCGGTGACGGCTACGCGGTGGGATGGCTGAGAGCACCCGGAACACCTTTTGCGCTGACCGAAAACCATCAGAGTATGATCGACGAGACGGCCGAGGAAATCCGTGAGATGCAGACACATAGTTCCTCGGTGGTCGCGGTCCACGCGACCCAGGCCCTCGAGGAACTGGTCGAGCGGGAGTTCGCGACCGTCGAGGAGTACACACGCGCCCTCGAGCGCAACGGCTCCGTCCTGCGGCGGGCGAACCCGTCCCACGCCTCGCTGCAGAACGCCGTTCGGGAGGTCGTCGACGACGTGACCGACGCCGATCCCGACAGCGTCGAGGCGGCGCGACGGCTCACCAGCGAGAAGATCGACGAGGTCGTCTCGCGGATCGAGTCCGGCAAGCGGCTGGCGGCCGAAAACGCCGCGGAAATCCTCGAAGACGGCGCGACGCTGCTGACCCACGACTACTCTTCGACGGTGATCCAAGCGCTCGAGCAGGCAACCGAGGCCGGCAAGACGTTCGATGTCTACGTCACCGAAGCGCGGCCGCGGTATATCGGGCGCAAGACCGCTCGAACCCTCGCTGAACTCGAGGGCGTCGACACGACGCTGATCACCGATAGCGCACACGGAATCTCCCTCGAGGAGTGCGATCGGGTCGTCGTCGGTATGGACTGTATCGTCGACGAGACGCTGTACAACCGCGTCGGCACCTTTCCGATCGCGGCAACGGCCGCTCAGCGAGACGTGCCGGTCACCGTCCTCGGGTCGGCCTCGAAGATCATCACCGAGGGGTTCGTCTTCGAGAACGAGTACCGGCCAGGCAGCGAGGTATTGCCCGAGCCCGCCGACGGGTTCGGCGTCAAGAATCCCGTCTACGACGCGACGCCGGTCGAGTTGCTCGAGAGCGTCATCACGGACGAGGGACGGAAACCGTTCTGACTGATCGATCGGTCCCCGACCCCCGACGATATCGCTCGAGGTGGTAATCGGACTCCGTCCGAACGGTCGCGAATTTGAGACAGTCGGGCACGGGTGGCAACGGCCTATCCACGTCGCTGCCGTATCGGTCGTATGCGTCTCGTACAGGTGTTCGTTCCCCGAGATGAACTAGACCTCGTCATCGAGACAGCAGAGGAAGCCGGCGTCGACTACACCGTCTCTCGGGACACGGACCGCGGCGAGTTCGAGGCACTCGTTTCGATTCCTGTCCCGCCGCCGGCCGTCGAACCACTGTTGGCAAACCTTCGAGCTGCAGGTCTCGACGAGCGATCGTACACGGTCGTCACGGCCGCGGAAACGATCGTCTCGAAGCGAACCGACGAGTTGACCGGCCGGTTTTCGGGAACCAGAATCTCCCGCGAGGAACTCCGGGCTCGAGCGGCCGATCTCGCACCGGCAGCGTCGACCTATTTCGGCCTGCTGATCGTGAGTACGGCGATCGCGACGGCCGGGTTGTTGCTCGACTCGGCGGCAACGATCATCGGTGCAATGGTCGTCGCCCCACTGATGGGACCGGCGCTGGCGGCCAGCGTGGGGGTGATCGTCGATGACGAGTCGCTCGCAACGCGCGGTGTCACGTTACAGGTAATCGGACTCGCGGCCGCCGTCCTGACGGCAGCGGTGATGGGCTGGGCGCTCAGGGGGACCGTGTTACTCCCACCGGGGTTCGAGATCACGACGGTCCCGCAGATTCGCGAGCGGATCACGCCTAACTTTCTCGCCCTGTTTCTCGCGCTGGGCTCCGGCGTCGCTGCGGTCATCAGCCTCACTCGCAACGTCGGATCGGTG
This genomic stretch from Natrinema sp. SYSU A 869 harbors:
- a CDS encoding DUF5783 family protein — translated: MTEFDPEKFEEKYVYYFEELEEAYSAAYQQLHGQYDSEVLRAIDRQVLSESEPFYEGDGEFRVELPENPRERVGAVANHEQFEPVLEVFVDRIEAELRRLFEFDENA
- a CDS encoding translation initiation factor eIF-2B, with product MIDETAEEIREMQTHSSSVVAVHATQALEELVEREFATVEEYTRALERNGSVLRRANPSHASLQNAVREVVDDVTDADPDSVEAARRLTSEKIDEVVSRIESGKRLAAENAAEILEDGATLLTHDYSSTVIQALEQATEAGKTFDVYVTEARPRYIGRKTARTLAELEGVDTTLITDSAHGISLEECDRVVVGMDCIVDETLYNRVGTFPIAATAAQRDVPVTVLGSASKIITEGFVFENEYRPGSEVLPEPADGFGVKNPVYDATPVELLESVITDEGRKPF
- a CDS encoding TIGR00341 family protein, translating into MRLVQVFVPRDELDLVIETAEEAGVDYTVSRDTDRGEFEALVSIPVPPPAVEPLLANLRAAGLDERSYTVVTAAETIVSKRTDELTGRFSGTRISREELRARAADLAPAASTYFGLLIVSTAIATAGLLLDSAATIIGAMVVAPLMGPALAASVGVIVDDESLATRGVTLQVIGLAAAVLTAAVMGWALRGTVLLPPGFEITTVPQIRERITPNFLALFLALGSGVAAVISLTRNVGSVLVGVAIAVALVPPAATAGLGIAWGDPTVVLTAGTLVLVNMLSINLTALLLLWLSGYRPERTETVERVYGRLRSRVAVLLVAIIVLSVVLGGVTYGTYRTAAVEHDVTTELETMSEAELAAGSELQFRETAIDYELIDVYTGGQPIVTVHVDRPPGEGLPDDFADDVRERLESAAGIDLEVIVELATTLRSG